The proteins below come from a single Dryobates pubescens isolate bDryPub1 chromosome 16, bDryPub1.pri, whole genome shotgun sequence genomic window:
- the SNCB gene encoding beta-synuclein, which produces MEVFMKGLSKAKEGVVAAAEKTKQGVAEAAEKTKEGVLYVGSKTQGVVQGVTSVAEKAKEQASQLGEAAFSGAGNIAAATGLVKKEEFPADLKPEEVAQEAVEEPLVEPLLEPEGENYEEPPQEEYQEYEPEA; this is translated from the exons atggaggtgttcatgaaggGCTTGTCCAAGGCCAAGGAGGGGGTGGTCGCCGCCGCCGAGAAGACTAAGCAGGGGGTGGCCGAGGCCGCCGAGAAGACCAAGGAAGGGGTCCTGTATGTCG GAAGTAAAACCCAAGGTGTGGTGCAAGGTGTCACTTCAG TGGCTGAGAAAGCAAAGGAGCAGGCGTCCCAGCTGGGTGAAGCGGCATTCTCAGGCGCTGGCAACATTGCGGCAGCCACTGGGCTGGTGAAGAAGGAGGAGTTCCCTGCGGACCTGAAG CCAGAGGAGGTGGCCCAGGAGGCTGTTGAGGAGCCACTGGTTGAGCCGTTGCTGGAGCCAGAGGGAGAGAACTACGAGGAGCCCCCGCAG GAGGAATACCAGGAATACGAGCCAGAGGCATAA
- the EIF4E1B gene encoding eukaryotic translation initiation factor 4E type 1B, whose amino-acid sequence MATGEQRRQEERKRRRAQQQELLLAESLGKHPLQNRWALWFFKNDKSKMWQANLRLVTKFSTVEDFWALYSHIQLASKLTSGCDYSLFKDGIEPMWEDSQNKRGGRWLITLAKQQRHTELDSFWLETLLCLIGEMFDEYSDEVCGAVINIRTKGDKIAIWTREAENREGVTHIGRIYKEHLGLPQKVAIGYQAHADTATKSGSLNKTKFVV is encoded by the exons atgGCTACAGGAGAGCAG cggAGGCAAGAGGAACGGAAGCGGCGCAGGGCccagcagcaagagctgctctTGGCAGAAAGTCTGGGCAAGCACCCCCTGCAGAACAG ATGGGCACTGTGGTTCTTCAAAAATGACAAGAGCAAGATGTGGCAGGCAAACCTGCGCCTCGTCACCAAGTTCAGCACTGTGGAGGACTTCTGGGC GCTGTACAGTCACATCCAGCTTGCCAGCAAGCTCACATCTGGCTGCGACTACTCCCTGTTCAAG GATGGCATCGAGCCTATGTGGGAGGACAGCCAGAACAAGCGTGGTGGGCGCTGGCTCATTACCCTGGCCAAGCAGCAGCGCCATACTGAGCTGGACAGTTTCTGGCTGGAAACG ctgctgtgcctcatCGGGGAGATGTTTGATGAGTACAGCGATGAGGTGTGTGGGGCCGTCATTAACATCCGCACTAAGGGGGACAAGATTGCCATCTGGACCCGGGAAGCAGAGAACCGTGAAGGGGTCACCCACATCGG GCGCATCTACAAGGAGCACCTGGGCCTGCCGCAGAAGGTGGCCATTGGGTACCAGGCCCATGCAGACACGGCCACCAAAAGTGGCTCCCTTAACAAGACCAAGTTTGTGGTGTGa